One window from the genome of Leptospira johnsonii encodes:
- a CDS encoding phosphotransferase, giving the protein MNEVLSEIDFRFLSIDGKFPERIDSLNPEASARRYYRATYPDGATKILCKDKVFQHDFQEVGHFLEHHGFKVPKIYKTDVFNKLMLLSDEGNSDLSSIQEDAEYRNFLVKSLELLVSLQKTRPEPPVSTREFDYEKLNFENKFTFSSYINFSEMFKLKTKLRPEVVFFLEESSGFLAEYKEKVFCHRDFHARNIMLSPSGELTLIDFQDARMGTPFYDLSSLLYDAYRPIPFAMRQGLFLLFLNLSGNRFSKPKECYYLQCLQRSYKALGSYFMLVAEKKQDKYRKSMLNCLDNLLEIVQVGLFPDQLFLFFHLLKKELSENPMFLEKI; this is encoded by the coding sequence ATGAACGAAGTTTTAAGTGAGATAGATTTTCGCTTCCTTTCGATAGACGGAAAATTCCCGGAAAGAATAGATTCACTCAACCCAGAAGCTTCCGCACGCAGATATTATCGCGCAACGTATCCCGACGGAGCCACAAAGATCTTATGCAAAGACAAAGTCTTTCAACATGACTTTCAAGAAGTGGGGCATTTTTTAGAACACCATGGCTTCAAGGTCCCTAAAATATATAAGACAGACGTGTTCAATAAGCTCATGCTTCTGTCGGACGAAGGGAACTCCGACCTAAGTTCCATCCAAGAAGATGCGGAATACAGAAATTTTTTAGTAAAATCTTTGGAATTACTGGTCTCTCTCCAAAAGACCAGGCCAGAACCACCCGTTTCCACTCGTGAATTTGATTACGAAAAATTGAATTTCGAGAATAAGTTTACGTTTTCTTCATATATAAATTTCTCCGAAATGTTCAAACTCAAGACTAAACTCAGACCAGAGGTAGTTTTTTTTCTGGAAGAATCTTCTGGATTTTTAGCGGAATATAAAGAAAAGGTATTTTGCCATCGGGACTTTCACGCTAGGAATATCATGCTGTCCCCTTCCGGCGAATTGACATTGATCGATTTTCAGGATGCAAGAATGGGAACTCCGTTTTACGATCTTTCCAGTCTGTTATACGATGCGTATAGACCGATCCCATTTGCAATGAGACAAGGACTTTTTCTACTCTTTCTGAATCTGAGTGGCAATAGGTTTTCCAAACCTAAAGAATGTTATTATTTACAATGCTTACAAAGATCCTACAAAGCACTTGGATCTTATTTTATGTTAGTGGCGGAAAAAAAACAGGACAAGTATAGGAAGAGTATGCTTAACTGTTTAGATAATCTACTAGAGATCGTACAAGTGGGGCTTTTTCCGGACCAACTGTTCCTATTCTTTCATCTGTTAAAAAAAGAGTTGTCCGAGAATCCAATGTTCTTGGAAAAAATCTAG
- a CDS encoding ATP-binding protein, which translates to MKNRELVLLLEKAFFPAQEGILILEPVSYSILGSNPKACSILGYDPDELKNLGLSNLLARPDSIGSYGNGAEELGISLLWNLRKKNGSLLLADFTINAFSQSPNSPLIFHIYQRSEIREIELRLYYLQSILRTLRLLKLNLRSLRLSSESTLFQKICDTLKENPHYSLVWGFYRREDGTDQILIQSDLDSKWRKNLETAWEEKKSKSPFETLLEGKEQFHIYEFGSNVYPEWEEALVAKDFRRSLSLIIREEGKIIGGIQIISRENMAFDSGENYLYFEIVEDLLSSLQYLRIEKQRRETAKILQFQGALLNSLEVPLLSTDDEGFITYVNNNISALLGISKEEIVGVQVRELLKLEPEAMDMILLGSRAETRITIRGRHEVPFLLASSSLKDDYGNRIGTILLLLDISEQKKNEELIRASEMKLRNLFASMNNGIVILDPQGKVLEVAPILKFFLFQFLNVDVDDEFPSLFPEEAQKGILVKLEECIRIQRATYFDFSMVLLGEEENYFSIKFLPLKKYQDLPVAAMLIFSDVTQTKILDRQLYETAKFASIGEIAAGIAHEVNNPLQSSLLYLEDLLEHEDPDPIERKKVYKRIEGAALRIRDLIKGLLDLGRRAPRKKELVSPYFILLRACELIEVSCKKNGIELKRVTNPELPQIHVAWQEIEQVLINCLVNAVNAISEMEHKPANPLIQVSARKELYLNGEMVSFTIQDNGPGMNAEVAEKAFLPLYTTRRTKQGTGLGLTISQRIITDHGGTIHLESNPGQGTKVTVRVPVGKI; encoded by the coding sequence ATGAAGAATCGGGAATTAGTTCTACTATTAGAAAAGGCCTTCTTTCCCGCCCAGGAAGGAATTCTAATCTTAGAACCCGTGAGTTATAGTATACTCGGTTCGAATCCAAAGGCATGTTCCATCCTAGGTTATGATCCAGATGAACTAAAAAACCTTGGCCTTAGCAACCTGCTCGCTCGTCCGGACAGTATCGGAAGTTACGGGAACGGAGCGGAAGAATTAGGCATCTCTCTTCTTTGGAATTTGAGAAAGAAGAACGGCTCACTTCTACTCGCGGACTTCACGATCAATGCATTCTCCCAAAGTCCGAATTCACCTTTAATCTTTCATATCTACCAAAGATCAGAGATCAGAGAGATTGAACTCAGATTATATTATCTCCAGAGTATATTAAGAACTCTAAGGCTTTTAAAACTAAATTTAAGATCACTTCGGTTGAGCTCGGAGAGTACACTCTTTCAAAAGATCTGCGATACCTTAAAAGAAAATCCTCATTATAGTTTGGTCTGGGGTTTTTATAGAAGAGAAGATGGAACAGATCAAATTCTGATCCAATCGGACTTGGATTCTAAATGGAGAAAAAATTTAGAAACTGCTTGGGAAGAAAAAAAATCCAAATCTCCTTTCGAAACCCTTTTAGAAGGAAAGGAACAATTCCATATTTATGAATTCGGCTCTAATGTGTATCCGGAATGGGAAGAAGCATTAGTTGCAAAAGATTTCAGAAGGTCCTTAAGTCTGATCATTCGAGAAGAAGGTAAAATTATAGGCGGGATCCAGATCATTTCTAGAGAGAATATGGCGTTCGATTCCGGAGAGAACTATCTATATTTCGAGATAGTCGAGGATCTACTTTCTTCTCTTCAATATCTTAGGATCGAAAAACAAAGAAGAGAAACCGCAAAAATACTTCAATTCCAGGGCGCTCTTTTAAACTCTCTGGAAGTCCCTCTTTTATCCACTGACGACGAAGGATTTATCACTTACGTTAATAATAATATCAGTGCTCTATTAGGAATTTCTAAAGAAGAGATAGTTGGAGTCCAGGTCAGAGAACTTCTAAAATTAGAACCGGAAGCAATGGATATGATCCTTTTGGGTTCCAGAGCGGAAACCAGGATCACGATCCGGGGCAGGCATGAGGTTCCGTTCTTATTAGCTTCTTCTTCCCTAAAAGATGATTATGGGAATAGGATCGGTACTATCTTACTACTTTTGGATATTTCGGAACAGAAGAAGAATGAAGAACTGATCCGTGCTTCGGAGATGAAACTTAGGAACTTATTCGCCTCAATGAATAACGGGATCGTAATATTAGATCCTCAGGGAAAAGTCCTGGAAGTAGCTCCTATTCTGAAATTTTTCCTATTTCAATTTTTGAATGTGGATGTGGACGACGAGTTCCCCTCCCTTTTCCCAGAAGAGGCGCAAAAAGGTATCTTGGTTAAATTAGAAGAATGTATCCGCATTCAAAGAGCGACCTACTTCGACTTCTCCATGGTATTATTGGGAGAAGAAGAAAATTACTTTTCTATAAAGTTCCTTCCGCTCAAAAAATACCAAGACCTTCCGGTTGCCGCGATGTTGATATTCTCAGATGTTACCCAAACCAAGATCCTGGACAGGCAATTATACGAGACTGCAAAATTCGCATCTATCGGAGAGATCGCTGCAGGTATCGCTCACGAAGTGAATAACCCTCTCCAATCCAGTTTGTTGTATCTGGAAGATCTTTTGGAACATGAAGATCCCGATCCTATTGAAAGAAAAAAAGTTTATAAGAGAATAGAAGGTGCTGCCTTACGGATCAGAGATCTGATCAAAGGTCTTTTGGATCTGGGGAGAAGAGCTCCAAGAAAGAAAGAATTGGTTTCTCCATATTTTATTCTTTTGAGAGCTTGCGAACTCATCGAAGTGAGTTGTAAAAAAAATGGAATCGAATTGAAACGGGTTACTAATCCGGAACTTCCTCAGATCCATGTTGCTTGGCAGGAAATCGAACAAGTATTGATCAATTGTCTAGTTAACGCAGTTAACGCAATTTCCGAAATGGAACATAAACCGGCTAATCCATTGATACAAGTTTCCGCACGAAAAGAATTATATTTGAACGGAGAGATGGTGAGTTTTACCATTCAAGATAACGGTCCCGGAATGAACGCCGAAGTCGCAGAGAAGGCATTTCTACCTTTGTATACGACGAGGAGAACCAAACAGGGAACTGGACTCGGATTGACCATCTCTCAGCGGATCATCACCGACCATGGCGGGACCATTCACTTGGAATCCAATCCGGGACAAGGTACCAAAGTCACTGTCCGAGTGCCTGTAGGAAAGATATGA
- a CDS encoding glucose-6-phosphate isomerase, with translation MAFSLEINDRFASEFADPKTFELLLKESGTALQNLLSGKSPGSEFLGWVQLPREIQKSELERIHSEAQRFRKQSETIVVIGIGGSYLGAKAVIEASKPYFKTPSLGSPEIVYAGHHLDARYHSELLEYLENKEFSINVVSKSGTTTEPALAFRLLWDLTKKKYGAKAKDRIVATTDSSKGALRKMSDELGFTTFSIPDNVGGRYSVLTPVGLFPIAASGVDIFSFCKGFSEASDFLISETSPHKNTACIYSAYRNLFYRSGKKIEVIANYNPSIRTLTEWWKQLFGESEGKQGKGIFPASVELTTDLHSLGQYLQEGERNIFETVLYSKNTGAKVLVPKDGDDLDGLNFLASKNLEEVNLQAFLGTLVAHSEGGIPCLEILFPDTGPNSLGQIMYFFELACGISGNVLGVNPFDQPGVEAYKKNMFALLGKPGFENLRESLRKKGV, from the coding sequence GTGGCCTTTTCTTTAGAAATAAACGATAGATTTGCCTCGGAGTTTGCAGATCCCAAAACCTTCGAACTCTTATTAAAAGAGTCAGGTACTGCATTACAAAATCTTCTGTCCGGAAAATCTCCAGGCTCAGAATTTTTAGGTTGGGTCCAACTTCCCCGAGAGATCCAAAAATCAGAATTAGAAAGAATTCATTCCGAGGCGCAAAGATTTAGAAAACAATCCGAGACGATCGTTGTGATCGGGATCGGCGGTTCATATCTAGGAGCTAAGGCCGTTATCGAGGCTTCCAAACCTTATTTCAAAACTCCAAGTTTGGGATCTCCTGAGATCGTTTATGCGGGACATCATTTAGACGCGCGTTATCATTCTGAACTTTTAGAATATTTAGAGAATAAAGAATTTTCCATCAATGTGGTTTCCAAGTCTGGAACTACTACCGAACCTGCTTTGGCATTTCGTTTGCTTTGGGATCTGACCAAAAAAAAGTATGGGGCCAAAGCAAAAGATAGAATAGTCGCAACAACTGATAGCTCCAAGGGTGCATTACGCAAGATGTCGGATGAGCTGGGATTTACGACCTTCTCTATTCCGGATAACGTAGGCGGGAGATATTCTGTCTTAACGCCTGTCGGACTTTTTCCGATCGCGGCTTCAGGAGTGGATATATTCTCTTTTTGCAAAGGATTCTCGGAAGCTTCAGACTTTCTGATCTCAGAAACTTCTCCGCATAAAAATACTGCCTGTATTTATTCCGCTTATCGAAATTTATTTTATAGATCCGGAAAGAAGATAGAAGTCATCGCTAATTATAATCCTTCTATCCGCACTTTAACCGAATGGTGGAAACAATTGTTTGGAGAAAGTGAGGGCAAACAAGGTAAGGGTATTTTTCCTGCTTCTGTGGAACTCACTACCGATCTACATTCTCTCGGGCAGTACCTACAAGAAGGGGAACGTAATATTTTTGAGACAGTACTTTATTCTAAGAATACCGGAGCAAAGGTTTTGGTTCCCAAGGATGGAGACGATTTAGATGGGCTGAATTTTTTAGCTTCTAAAAACTTGGAAGAAGTGAACTTACAGGCTTTTCTTGGCACTTTAGTAGCGCATTCTGAAGGCGGGATACCTTGTTTGGAGATTTTGTTTCCGGATACAGGTCCTAATAGCCTAGGCCAAATAATGTATTTTTTTGAGCTCGCCTGCGGTATTTCGGGGAATGTACTGGGTGTAAACCCATTCGATCAACCTGGGGTAGAAGCCTATAAAAAAAATATGTTCGCATTACTGGGAAAACCAGGTTTTGAAAATTTAAGAGAGTCCCTTCGCAAAAAAGGAGTCTAA
- a CDS encoding GNAT family N-acetyltransferase: MISSTYYPPKPIRLSGDRVELIPLGLEHADALTEALQDGELWKLWYTNIPEPEGMKAWIQKALEEQEVGLSLPFAVIGKEDSKLLGTTRYLNIEKDARRLEIGATWYPKSAQKTFVNTECKLLLLEHAFETLGCIAVEFRTHIMNFTSRKAIERLGAKLDGVLRNHRISKNGTLRDTAVYSITKEEWPTVRGNLLFKLGKPQV; encoded by the coding sequence ATGATTTCTTCCACTTATTATCCTCCTAAACCCATACGTCTTTCCGGGGATCGTGTTGAGTTGATCCCTCTTGGCTTGGAACATGCAGATGCATTGACGGAAGCACTTCAGGATGGAGAACTCTGGAAACTTTGGTACACGAATATTCCGGAACCGGAAGGAATGAAGGCCTGGATCCAAAAAGCGTTAGAAGAACAAGAAGTCGGGCTTTCTCTTCCATTTGCAGTGATCGGAAAGGAAGATTCAAAACTTTTAGGAACTACAAGATATTTGAATATAGAAAAGGATGCTCGCAGGTTGGAGATCGGAGCCACATGGTATCCTAAATCGGCCCAAAAAACTTTCGTGAATACGGAATGTAAACTTCTGCTATTGGAACATGCCTTCGAAACCTTAGGATGTATAGCGGTGGAATTCAGGACACATATTATGAATTTTACATCTAGGAAAGCGATCGAAAGATTAGGAGCAAAGCTAGACGGGGTCCTGAGAAACCATCGGATCAGTAAAAACGGCACTCTAAGAGATACCGCAGTTTACAGTATTACGAAAGAAGAATGGCCTACTGTAAGAGGGAATCTTTTATTTAAACTAGGAAAACCTCAGGTTTAA
- a CDS encoding hybrid sensor histidine kinase/response regulator translates to MIREKSPNVLIIDDEAEIRTALERVISREGYHVLLAEDFESAMKIVRDYAIDIVISDILMGGKDGIEVAREIKKYNSNIPVILITGNPQLHTAEEALRNKVFDYISKPVSRQNILAALENARKEKEDRDRKSKKIIKAVREKTHLAQQSKDLNYRNSLILETTGDCVITLDEDLIIRGANEATIRNFGYDENEIVGQKITLLISEENTDAYLERIAHLMSRKSDHNIARLHNAELVSRNGETFNFDISVCRYELNGKTYYTGIARDITQKNIISEKLIDAERRAFLTTIASSIGHEINNALTAIQGFIEVARLPDADEPIKDKAILVTWNQITKLKNLTFNLLQLGKPGDSGRNKETLDLNEVVESVIEVFRKTTRLKYCEIVFNRSPDKTPVHSNADQLSLLFSNIFLNSADATDNKGRIEISVEEKSHHPMVKIRDNGVGMSKDILNKIFQPYFTTKKTGQGTGLGMFVAKEIADVFGIRIEIDSEPEKGTEFRLVFPDKL, encoded by the coding sequence ATGATAAGGGAAAAAAGTCCCAACGTCTTGATCATTGACGACGAAGCAGAAATCAGAACCGCTTTGGAACGTGTAATTTCGAGAGAAGGATATCATGTTCTTCTCGCGGAAGATTTTGAATCCGCGATGAAGATCGTGAGAGATTATGCGATTGATATCGTAATTTCGGATATCCTAATGGGCGGCAAAGACGGAATAGAAGTCGCGAGAGAGATCAAAAAATATAATTCTAATATTCCGGTCATACTCATCACAGGCAACCCTCAGCTTCATACTGCAGAAGAAGCCCTTAGAAACAAAGTATTCGATTATATTTCCAAACCTGTCAGCAGGCAAAATATTCTAGCTGCATTGGAGAATGCTCGCAAAGAAAAAGAAGACAGAGACAGAAAATCCAAAAAGATCATAAAGGCTGTCAGGGAAAAAACCCATCTAGCGCAACAATCCAAAGATTTAAATTATCGTAATAGTCTCATTTTAGAAACTACAGGAGACTGCGTGATTACTCTGGATGAAGATCTGATCATCCGAGGAGCAAACGAAGCGACGATCCGGAATTTCGGATATGACGAGAACGAAATTGTAGGGCAAAAGATCACACTTTTGATCTCTGAGGAAAATACGGACGCCTATCTGGAACGGATCGCTCATTTAATGAGCCGCAAGTCCGACCACAATATCGCCAGATTACATAACGCGGAATTGGTCAGTAGAAACGGAGAAACATTCAATTTTGATATTTCCGTATGTAGATACGAACTGAATGGAAAAACTTATTATACCGGGATCGCGAGAGATATCACTCAAAAGAATATTATCTCTGAAAAACTGATCGATGCGGAAAGAAGAGCATTCCTAACCACAATCGCATCTAGCATTGGTCACGAGATCAATAATGCACTCACCGCTATCCAAGGTTTTATAGAAGTAGCAAGACTTCCTGATGCGGATGAACCCATCAAAGACAAAGCAATTCTAGTTACTTGGAACCAGATTACAAAATTAAAGAACCTAACTTTTAACTTGCTTCAGCTAGGAAAACCCGGCGATTCAGGCAGAAATAAAGAAACCTTGGATCTAAACGAAGTGGTGGAATCGGTCATAGAAGTTTTTAGAAAAACCACTCGTTTAAAATATTGTGAGATCGTATTTAATCGAAGTCCCGACAAAACACCGGTACATTCCAACGCTGATCAATTGAGCCTTTTATTCTCTAATATCTTTTTAAATTCCGCAGACGCTACGGATAATAAAGGAAGAATAGAGATCTCGGTAGAAGAAAAAAGCCATCATCCTATGGTCAAGATCAGAGATAACGGAGTCGGGATGAGTAAGGATATTTTGAACAAGATCTTTCAACCTTACTTCACTACTAAAAAGACCGGCCAAGGTACAGGCCTTGGGATGTTCGTCGCAAAAGAGATCGCAGACGTATTCGGGATCCGAATAGAAATCGATTCAGAGCCGGAAAAAGGTACCGAATTCCGCTTGGTCTTTCCGGACAAATTGTAG
- the galK gene encoding galactokinase codes for MTLSIRENLSSSLSSIFPDEPGLGPVRFFSAPGRVNIIGEHVDYAGGLVFPAAIDFRTNFAVRTNGLGLFRLYSLDFQSELVTKDPIYSEEKPWANYILGVVSEALKLGLRVEGFDLAFTGNIPQGAGLSSSAAVEVGIAFALSKIFSWDITLEKIALLSQAAENHFVGVNCGIMDQFVIAVAKPSTCISLNTESLEYSYHSLDLPGYEFYLIDSQVPHSLKESAYNDRRKEVESATSKCNKISPEVRTLSQANFSLIEKAGLTTNEFKRATHILGERSRAQNVIRSLKDKDAEKVGKELFSCHESLSKNFQVSCEETDFIVEWFRSENVLGARMIGGGFGGCVLVLDKEGRSSSLFSEFEKEYFRKFGLNAKIYKFSISEGVREDP; via the coding sequence ATGACTCTTTCCATCCGAGAGAATCTATCCTCTTCTCTTTCCAGTATTTTTCCGGATGAACCAGGCCTTGGCCCCGTTCGTTTTTTCTCCGCTCCTGGCAGAGTGAATATTATAGGGGAACATGTGGACTACGCAGGAGGCTTGGTATTTCCTGCTGCAATCGATTTCAGAACCAATTTTGCGGTTCGGACTAACGGACTCGGACTTTTCAGATTATATTCTTTGGATTTCCAATCCGAACTTGTAACAAAAGATCCGATCTACTCCGAAGAAAAACCGTGGGCAAATTATATCTTAGGAGTTGTCTCAGAAGCACTTAAATTAGGTTTAAGGGTAGAAGGTTTCGACCTCGCCTTTACAGGCAATATCCCCCAAGGTGCCGGGCTCTCTTCTTCCGCAGCTGTAGAAGTCGGGATCGCATTTGCACTTTCTAAAATTTTTTCCTGGGACATCACTCTGGAAAAGATCGCATTACTTTCACAAGCAGCAGAGAATCATTTTGTAGGAGTTAACTGTGGGATCATGGATCAGTTCGTGATCGCTGTTGCTAAACCTTCTACTTGTATCTCTCTAAATACCGAAAGTTTGGAATATTCGTATCATAGTTTGGATCTTCCTGGTTACGAATTCTATCTGATCGATTCTCAAGTCCCACATAGTCTGAAAGAAAGCGCATACAACGACAGACGAAAAGAAGTGGAGTCTGCAACTTCAAAATGTAATAAAATTTCTCCTGAAGTCCGGACCTTAAGCCAGGCAAACTTCTCACTAATAGAAAAAGCAGGGTTGACTACTAACGAATTCAAAAGAGCCACTCATATTTTGGGAGAAAGATCCAGGGCTCAAAACGTTATCCGCTCCTTAAAGGATAAAGATGCGGAGAAGGTCGGAAAGGAATTGTTTTCTTGCCATGAGTCTCTCTCCAAAAACTTTCAAGTCTCCTGCGAAGAAACGGATTTTATCGTAGAATGGTTCCGTTCTGAAAATGTATTAGGAGCGAGAATGATAGGAGGAGGTTTCGGAGGTTGTGTCCTAGTTCTGGACAAAGAAGGCAGATCTTCTTCTTTATTCTCCGAATTCGAAAAGGAATATTTCCGAAAATTCGGACTAAACGCAAAGATCTATAAATTCTCTATCTCTGAAGGTGTAAGAGAAGACCCTTAA
- a CDS encoding NTP transferase domain-containing protein, with amino-acid sequence MKAFFPCAGFGTRMGEWTKSLPKPILKINNIPLIYYSLFHAKSWGVNDGILNLHYFGEKIQRELNGFKDFQLHFSSETPEILGTGGGIRTGIERFWDLQDDFLVLNPDFILFPEPGFNPWPSPEERKKFDCILYLAKIPENANYTGLSLKDDLVRFDAGAYFYLGLSWMKAECLSYLEPNRPFDLADTFRKLSAQNKLGGKIFPGTLLDVGEKQFYEKYKDTDFSDRLSNDWIEFRKRNSIRSEGM; translated from the coding sequence ATGAAGGCATTTTTTCCATGTGCGGGTTTCGGCACCAGAATGGGAGAATGGACTAAGTCTCTCCCAAAGCCTATTTTAAAAATAAATAATATCCCTCTCATTTATTATTCCCTGTTTCATGCCAAATCTTGGGGAGTAAACGACGGGATCTTAAACCTGCACTATTTTGGAGAAAAAATACAGAGAGAGTTAAACGGTTTTAAAGACTTTCAATTGCACTTTTCTTCGGAAACTCCCGAAATTTTAGGAACCGGAGGAGGGATCCGAACTGGGATCGAAAGATTTTGGGATTTGCAGGACGACTTTCTGGTTTTAAATCCTGATTTTATCCTTTTTCCGGAACCTGGATTTAATCCTTGGCCGAGTCCGGAAGAACGAAAAAAGTTCGATTGTATATTATATTTAGCTAAAATTCCTGAAAATGCAAACTATACAGGACTAAGCCTAAAAGACGATTTAGTTAGATTCGACGCAGGAGCTTACTTTTATCTCGGGCTTTCCTGGATGAAAGCGGAATGCCTTTCCTACCTGGAACCGAACCGACCTTTTGATCTCGCAGATACATTTCGTAAACTTTCCGCCCAAAACAAACTAGGCGGAAAAATTTTCCCAGGAACACTTTTGGATGTGGGAGAAAAGCAGTTTTACGAGAAATATAAGGATACAGATTTCTCAGACAGGCTTTCGAACGACTGGATAGAGTTTAGAAAGAGAAATTCAATCCGGTCCGAGGGCATGTAG
- a CDS encoding ClpP family protease has translation MTDTLVEPIQFQGLRLEDNQLKERKIFLWGQVDDSSAKHVIERLLYLSNQDQEKDITLVINSPGGANTSGMSILDTMDLIPNDVSTVCMGLAASFGALLLLSGTKGKRFAFPHSRIMLHQPHVPGTYQAKATDIGIFASMIERDKKEINRIVSERTGQPLEIVERDTDRDLWLTPTEAQIYGVIDGVLENWR, from the coding sequence ATGACTGATACTTTAGTTGAGCCGATCCAATTTCAGGGACTTCGTTTAGAGGATAATCAACTCAAAGAAAGAAAAATTTTTCTCTGGGGTCAGGTAGATGATTCTTCTGCAAAACATGTGATAGAACGTTTATTATATCTTTCTAATCAAGATCAGGAAAAGGATATCACTCTTGTGATTAATAGTCCGGGAGGTGCAAATACTTCCGGCATGTCTATTTTAGATACCATGGATCTGATACCGAATGATGTAAGCACTGTTTGTATGGGACTCGCCGCGAGCTTCGGTGCATTACTTCTTCTTTCCGGGACAAAAGGTAAAAGATTCGCATTCCCGCATAGCAGGATTATGCTGCACCAACCTCATGTTCCTGGAACTTACCAAGCAAAGGCGACGGACATTGGGATCTTTGCTTCTATGATAGAAAGAGACAAAAAGGAAATCAATCGTATCGTTTCTGAAAGAACAGGACAACCCTTGGAAATTGTGGAAAGAGATACGGATAGAGATCTATGGCTCACCCCAACTGAGGCACAAATATACGGTGTGATAGACGGGGTACTGGAGAACTGGAGATAG
- a CDS encoding STAS domain-containing protein: MADTPWNLDSKDFDHDAPELGVFLDQDNIPDGLPKEAVVVKISGEINLYSAQIMKERFFHLLDRGFIYLLVNMENVKYIDSSGLGVFMATHSRLVKSGKGGIAVFSPSSQVNKILELTKLKSLIRVGSTSKEAWKLLAP, translated from the coding sequence ATGGCAGACACTCCTTGGAACCTGGACAGTAAAGATTTCGATCATGACGCACCCGAGTTAGGTGTATTTCTGGATCAGGATAATATTCCAGATGGTCTTCCTAAGGAAGCAGTGGTTGTTAAAATTTCCGGAGAGATTAATTTATATTCCGCCCAGATCATGAAAGAAAGATTCTTTCATCTACTCGATCGAGGATTCATTTATCTTCTAGTGAATATGGAAAATGTGAAGTATATAGATTCATCCGGACTGGGAGTTTTTATGGCGACACATTCCAGACTAGTCAAGAGCGGCAAGGGTGGAATCGCAGTATTCTCTCCTTCTTCTCAAGTGAATAAAATTTTGGAACTTACCAAATTAAAAAGCCTGATCCGAGTAGGAAGTACTTCCAAAGAGGCTTGGAAACTTTTAGCGCCTTGA
- a CDS encoding RNA polymerase sigma factor has translation MRDFKVLVTEASKGEEPAWTELMTRFEKYVSSQAVKRIRDQSKAEDLSQEVFLEAWKVLPSLRQPEAFPFLLRRLVLKHSDRILRKKDLLGTELNPEITRAAPRSGDSWRTEVLDALEELPNEEKQLLNLRYFGEMSYEEITERTGIPIGNLKNRLRRSRELLRRQLLNKSDRKDWLEVLHGTMAIAS, from the coding sequence ATGCGCGATTTTAAAGTACTAGTCACAGAAGCTTCCAAAGGAGAAGAACCGGCTTGGACGGAGTTAATGACCCGTTTCGAAAAATACGTAAGTAGTCAGGCCGTTAAAAGGATCCGGGACCAATCCAAGGCGGAGGATCTGAGCCAAGAAGTATTTTTAGAAGCTTGGAAAGTTCTTCCATCTTTAAGGCAGCCGGAAGCGTTTCCGTTCTTACTCAGAAGGTTGGTACTGAAACATTCTGATCGTATCTTAAGAAAAAAAGATCTGCTCGGAACAGAGTTAAATCCTGAGATCACCAGAGCTGCTCCTCGTTCAGGAGACAGTTGGAGAACGGAAGTTTTAGATGCTTTAGAAGAACTTCCTAACGAAGAGAAACAACTTTTGAACCTGAGATATTTCGGCGAGATGAGTTACGAAGAGATCACCGAAAGGACAGGGATCCCGATCGGTAATTTAAAAAACCGTTTGAGAAGAAGTAGGGAATTATTACGCAGACAACTTTTGAATAAATCGGATAGAAAAGATTGGTTGGAAGTCCTACACGGAACTATGGCAATCGCTTCCTGA